One genomic region from Halobacteriovorax sp. HLS encodes:
- a CDS encoding glycosyltransferase: MEKRIIISAYNIHSGGGKVLLRELLSSLPKEYEFFIFLDDRLDISIQETEKIKTLRVKNSFLSRLFAERKLKKISKKFDSLFCFGNLPPLFKSKIKTTIYLQNKYLISPKFICRDSFQSVIRMSIEKIWFELRKSKDYLYLVQTSTMKVAFFKNQGNDFNVKTFPFLPKIIDRNTTADKDQGFLYIASDEKHKNHKNLIAAWKELANEGITPSLTLVINKGKLSDQIKEASSANKLNIKVIHDIKREDIFKLYTKSEALIYPSLMESFGLPLLEAKHFNLPIIASEMDYVRDVVKPIETFDPHSPISISRAIKRFMSINSEIEIPSTESIFDEL; the protein is encoded by the coding sequence ATGGAAAAGAGAATAATTATTTCGGCCTATAATATTCACAGTGGTGGTGGAAAAGTTCTACTTAGGGAACTTCTCTCTTCTCTTCCTAAAGAATATGAGTTTTTTATCTTTTTAGATGACCGCCTAGACATATCTATTCAAGAAACAGAAAAGATTAAAACCTTAAGAGTAAAGAATAGTTTCTTATCAAGACTTTTTGCAGAGAGAAAGTTAAAAAAAATATCAAAAAAGTTCGATTCACTGTTTTGTTTTGGAAACCTTCCCCCATTATTTAAATCTAAAATAAAAACAACAATCTACCTTCAAAATAAGTATCTGATTAGTCCTAAATTCATTTGCCGGGATAGTTTTCAAAGTGTAATCAGAATGTCTATTGAAAAGATTTGGTTTGAACTTAGAAAATCAAAAGATTACTTGTATCTTGTGCAAACAAGTACAATGAAAGTAGCTTTTTTTAAAAACCAGGGAAATGATTTCAATGTAAAAACATTTCCGTTTCTTCCGAAGATTATAGATAGAAATACCACGGCAGATAAAGACCAAGGCTTCCTTTATATTGCCTCAGATGAAAAACACAAGAACCACAAAAACCTCATTGCAGCGTGGAAGGAACTAGCTAATGAAGGCATAACTCCGTCATTAACACTAGTTATAAATAAAGGAAAACTTTCAGATCAAATCAAAGAAGCCTCTTCCGCAAATAAATTAAATATTAAAGTTATTCACGACATTAAAAGAGAAGATATTTTCAAGCTTTATACAAAATCAGAAGCTCTGATATACCCGTCTCTTATGGAGTCTTTTGGGCTCCCATTACTTGAAGCAAAACATTTTAATCTTCCAATAATTGCAAGTGAAATGGACTACGTAAGAGATGTAGTCAAGCCTATTGAAACCTTTGACCCACATTCTCCAATCTCCATTTCGAGGGCGATAAAACGCTTCATGAGTATTAACTCGGAAATTGAGATACCTTCAACTGAATCCATCTTTGATGAGCTCTAA
- a CDS encoding glycosyltransferase family 4 protein yields the protein MNILIVSQYFWPERFKINDIAQGLIEKGHAVTVLTSIPNYPVGKFFNGYGLLGPYFENHNGIKVVRVPQFPRGNKKGIMLALNYLSFMLIASILGPILLLRKKFDRIFIYQLSPVTAAFPAVVMKWIKKCKLYFWVTDLWPESLVAAGVTTSPRILSLVGRFVKFMLDQSDLILLSSKGFTKNMIERGIDRSKLEYWPQWGEKLFYETLIEENKLPRNEVPEGFVIMFAGNIGTSQSFEIIVEAAERLSSYTDIHWVILGDGLKRAWIEKEVIDRGIEDCFHLLGSRPMDSIPYYYSLSSALLVSLKKDPIFSITLPTKVQSYLASGKPIIVSVDGEAADIVNENFCGVSCRASSVEDLVDGVLKLYSKTPEEREKMGANGREFFFKNFERELLLTKLENLMNLKN from the coding sequence ATGAATATTTTGATTGTTAGTCAGTATTTCTGGCCTGAAAGATTTAAGATTAATGATATAGCCCAAGGGCTTATTGAAAAAGGTCATGCAGTTACAGTCCTTACAAGTATTCCAAATTATCCTGTTGGAAAATTCTTTAATGGATATGGACTTCTCGGGCCATATTTTGAAAATCACAACGGTATAAAAGTAGTTAGGGTTCCACAGTTTCCGAGGGGAAATAAGAAGGGAATTATGTTGGCGTTGAACTATCTCTCCTTTATGTTAATAGCCTCAATTCTTGGCCCAATTCTCTTGCTTAGGAAGAAGTTTGATAGAATTTTTATTTATCAGCTTTCTCCTGTTACTGCTGCATTCCCAGCTGTTGTGATGAAGTGGATTAAGAAATGTAAATTATATTTTTGGGTTACTGACTTGTGGCCTGAGTCATTAGTTGCTGCAGGTGTAACTACCTCCCCAAGAATATTATCTTTGGTAGGGAGATTTGTTAAGTTTATGCTGGATCAAAGTGACCTGATTCTTTTAAGTTCTAAGGGCTTTACTAAGAATATGATTGAAAGAGGTATTGACCGATCTAAGTTAGAATACTGGCCGCAGTGGGGTGAGAAGCTTTTTTATGAAACATTAATTGAGGAGAATAAGCTTCCTCGGAATGAGGTGCCTGAGGGGTTCGTTATTATGTTTGCGGGGAATATAGGAACGAGCCAATCTTTTGAAATAATAGTAGAAGCAGCTGAAAGGTTATCATCATACACAGATATTCATTGGGTTATCTTGGGCGACGGGTTAAAGAGGGCCTGGATAGAGAAAGAGGTAATAGATAGGGGAATTGAGGATTGTTTTCACCTTCTGGGAAGTAGGCCGATGGATAGTATACCTTATTATTATTCATTGAGTTCTGCGTTGCTAGTTTCCTTGAAAAAAGATCCTATCTTTTCAATAACGCTACCGACAAAAGTCCAATCTTATCTTGCTAGTGGAAAACCAATAATTGTATCGGTGGACGGTGAGGCGGCTGATATCGTTAATGAGAACTTTTGTGGAGTTTCTTGTAGGGCTTCTAGCGTTGAGGATTTGGTTGATGGAGTTTTGAAATTATATTCTAAAACACCTGAAGAGAGAGAGAAAATGGGGGCGAATGGGAGAGAGTTCTTTTTTAAGAACTTTGAAAGAGAGTTGCTTCTAACTAAGCTTGAAAACTTAATGAATCTTAAAAATTAA
- a CDS encoding glycosyltransferase family 2 protein, translated as MTMQIGCIVPTKDRPVDIKNLLNSLASQKRKPEVIIIVDGSDNPVKEVVDQFSQQLNIIYKTLRPPGLARQKNKGISLIPKEIDWVGFLDDDLVLEEDCISNLFDYLCSDKEVKGVGLSINNQPIVKHESLKKLLLLDKKPGGNFTLSGFPSAIRPTGQNLQVEWVYGGATFWKKEVLSQYKFDEWFSGVGYLEDVDYSYRVSRKNKIVIRNECRCWHYHHEINTERLPLLGQWHFVAWWYFVSKTNNFNKFLTIYSMLSLALFNLAIGLILRNKRSYNTSLGNFKGLKTILYGNTQDFKGFQKK; from the coding sequence ATGACAATGCAAATAGGATGTATAGTTCCAACAAAAGACAGACCTGTTGATATAAAAAACTTGCTCAATTCTCTTGCATCACAAAAGAGAAAACCTGAAGTCATAATCATAGTTGATGGTTCAGACAATCCTGTGAAAGAGGTTGTCGATCAATTTTCTCAACAGTTAAATATTATCTATAAGACTCTTCGTCCTCCTGGTCTTGCAAGACAGAAGAACAAAGGAATTTCACTCATTCCTAAAGAAATTGACTGGGTAGGTTTCCTGGATGACGACCTTGTCCTAGAAGAGGATTGTATTTCAAACCTTTTTGACTATTTATGCTCGGATAAAGAAGTGAAGGGTGTTGGTCTAAGTATAAATAACCAACCAATTGTTAAACATGAGTCCTTAAAGAAGTTACTTCTATTAGATAAAAAACCAGGAGGAAACTTCACTCTATCAGGTTTTCCATCGGCAATCAGGCCAACTGGCCAAAACCTTCAAGTAGAATGGGTTTACGGGGGAGCAACCTTCTGGAAAAAAGAAGTATTATCGCAATATAAATTTGACGAGTGGTTTTCTGGGGTTGGCTATCTTGAAGACGTAGATTACTCCTATCGAGTATCTCGAAAGAATAAAATTGTAATTAGAAATGAATGTCGATGCTGGCACTATCATCATGAAATCAATACGGAAAGGCTACCACTACTCGGTCAATGGCATTTTGTTGCATGGTGGTATTTTGTATCAAAGACTAATAACTTCAATAAATTTCTTACGATTTATTCAATGCTATCACTAGCATTATTTAATCTTGCTATTGGACTAATTCTAAGGAACAAAAGAAGTTATAATACATCGCTAGGAAACTTTAAAGGTCTTAAAACGATTCTTTACGGAAATACTCAAGACTTCAAAGGCTTTCAAAAGAAATAA